In Lycium barbarum isolate Lr01 chromosome 9, ASM1917538v2, whole genome shotgun sequence, the DNA window AATACACTGTTCTTCATTTATtttatcatggtatcagagcaggtctaaTTTCAGTCATATTTACAACCTTATTTTTCTGTTCTTAATTTACAATCACACTGTTTCttcttttgcaatttttttttttttgaatctaTATACTAATTTACAATGTCTGGAGATGGAATACCCACACCAGAAAATATTTCTTCTTCTGTTGAAAGGACTGATGGATCCACTACAACTAATGTTGTGGATTCATCTCATTCATACTACATTCACCCATCAGATTATCCAGGAATGAACCTGGTGGGTGCTCTCTTTGCTGGTAGAAGCTATGGAGGCTGGAGAAGGGTTGTTATCATAGCCCTTTCAGCTAAGAACAAGTTAGGATTCATTGATGGATCTCTAATTGTTCCAGCTGTTGACTCTGGACTCCAGAAATCTTGGGAAAGATGCAACAATATGGTACTCTCTTGGTTGCTCAACTCTTTATCAAAAGAAATTGCTGAAAGTGTGTTGTACTCCCAAAGTGCAAAAGTCCTCTGGTCTGACCTGGAAGATAGATTTGGTCAGGCAAATGGGGCAAAATTATTTCAACTTCAAAAGGAATTAAATGCGCTAACACAAAGGAACCTTAGCATTTCTGCTTATTTTACAAAAATGAAAAGCTTATGGGATGAACTGGATGCTATGAATACCTTTTCTGCCTGTGGATGTGAGTGTACGTGTGGTGCAAAAGAAAAGACTGTGAAGGCACATCAAGATGAAAAACTGTTACAATTTTTAATGGGTTTAAATGACACTTTCATAGGTCACTACAGGAAAAAGGGGTATCTGTGACCATCATGTAGCGACGAGATAAAAATCTAGTCCTTAAAGGTATACCTTTAGAGACGAGATTATGTGCTGGCCCGTAATTGTCTATTTTTCAGGGAAGAATCTTAATTAGGTCCCAAAATAAATTAAGATATGGTCCTAAAAAGACAACCAAGAATAAATATAACACTAATATAACAACTCTTTTGCGAAAGAAAGAGTCCGCTCATCTCTCTTTCTCCATTGAAAAAAATTCCTTAACCCTAGCCCCTCAATCTAACAATTATTCTTCAATGTTTCTCCCAAATACAAAATTAAAACCGTCCAAGACTGTACTGGTGTTTTTCTTCCATCCTTTCATCTCTCTCTTAGTCATTTGATAATTTTGACAGGTTTGGGGAAAATTAGGACTGGAAATCGACTATTTTGACCCAGAGAACACCGTTACTTCGCCGATTTTCAGGTTTCCTTGGTGACCCATTAATCTTTTTGAATGTGTATGTGTTTCCTAAGAACCTTCAGCTTTTTGTTATTATCAACCCTTCTTTTCTCTTTTGAGAATTTACTAGTACTTTGTCCAGATTTTTAGTGTCGAAAACAGAATACTCGTGTTACTTTTTTCTTGGGCTTTCAATATCTTAGTTTCTATAATACGCATTTCCAATTCTGCAAAGTACTCGTATTAGTGACATCAATAGATTCTTCGATGAATGGGTTAACTTTTTTGAGATTTTTTTCTTTATAATACTTTGTACATGATATGAGTTAGCACTGATTTTGTTTTCCCATGTAGTATTTTATTTTCCTGAACCAACTACTGTTCGAGCCTGTTCAGTTTACATTTTAGGCCTTTTAGCTAATGGATTAGGAACTTTAAGGAATTAGGGGTGAATGAAAGTTCATAAGATGTTTAGGTAGTTTACATAGTATTAATTTGGTCTTCAAAAAGTTTAAAATGTGCTATAATTTACAGTTCTCTAATAATATTGATGTTATGTTGGTGCTTTTGGACTCCTTACAGCTTTAATAGACTCATACCAGCTATGGTAAGAAGAAATAATGTGTATCAAGGGTTTTTACTAACTAATACTAGTCTTAGTTTTGTAATCAAAACATATGGTTCATCTAGTGCTTAAGCAAATATAACAAGTAAGAAAAGAACATCAGGTACACGTGAAATTTTACTTTGTTCTCACTACTATTGTGACCACACCACACCAAGTATATCACCTGATAGTGACATTACCAAGATATCAGGGATAACATCAATGTAAGGTTGAACATGGACAAGAAACATTTTAAAATGATGTGAGTTCAAAATTTTCAGGGATACTCACACAACTATACTATGTTTTTTTATGGAAACATTGGAAGATCTTTAATCTTGCTTATCTTTTGTCTTTCTGTTGTTTTTCCAGTGCTTTTCCTAAGAGTAATAAGGGTAATGACAGTCACTATACAACAATGTGAGTTCAAAATTTTTCATCAACTTATCTTTCTTGATTCGAACCTtctcattttcttattttttttgccTGGAAGACTTTTAAGTTGTTTCATGTTTGGATGTTATaggaaagggtcaaaaatacccatctactttagtttattagtCAAGTTTGCCCTCTGTTAGTGAAAGTGGTCAAATATACCCCGGTCGTCTACAAAGTTAACACATTTACCCCTATTTTGACGGATTCCCCCAAATCGGACCTCAATTACCCAATTTTAATCGAAATTACCCATTTCAAACGGATTCTCATTTAAACCTGACTCGCGACCCACAAACCAAAACTTCCAGAGCTTAAGACCATCTGCACCATTGCCACCATCAACAGAGCCTCTTTCAATCATCCAATATACCCTCCCTCTCCTTAACTCTGCGACCACCATAATCAATATTAACGACACCACTTTCCTCATTGAGAAAAAACATGAATTAGAGATTACAGCAGGTCTGGTTGTCTTCTTTCTTCGATCCTCGAACTGAAACCACCATTGACGGAGCTTCAACGGCGGCCAAAGGGGGAAAGGGAAATAAAAGATTAGAGCTAAAATTTTGATTTCAGTAGCTGGTATGAAAGATTGAGTACCAATTCAAAAGCTGTTGATCTTTCTGAGCGTAAAAACACCCGAAGTTCATAGGATTTCTAAGATTGCTATTAAGGATCGATTCAAACAGCAAGACGATATTAATTGAACTGAGTTGTAGTGGTTTGTTGGTGATTTAGAATTTGTGCTTGAAAATACTGGTTCCGTTCGTCTGAGCGAGAACGCCGAACTGAAACCACCATTGGCAGCAGTTAACGCTCCATTAAAGCTTCAAAgtttaaattcttattttttgCAAACGAGCTTCGTTTTGCGTGTCCATTTTTTCAAATATCTACTTAGTGGAGGAGAAAACAAGGAAAACGTTTACTTTACTTGAAAGTAGAAGGGAAGTAATAAATCGTAGTTTTGTGCTTACAGAAAATACAGTGCTTTTATTCTGGTATTATTATGCGTGGTTTATCTGTTCATGATTGTAGTAGGTCCTTCAAGTAACAATCTTACACTACCAGTGAACTTCAGTTGGTCATAAGAGAACAGATAAACTTCATCAATTGGGTACCTAGAAGAATGAGAAGGATGGTTGATGAAAATAAACATCCCGACAATAGAAAATTTTGTTAATTTTTGTCCACGGTTGAAGGAATAAGATGACAAGATTTGGGTTTTTATGTAGTGGATCGCGGGTTGGGTTTAAATGGGGATCTGTTTGAATGGGTAATTTAGATTGAAATTGGGTAATTTAGGTCCGATCTGGGGGAATCCGTCAAAATAGGGTAAATGTGTTAACTTTGTAgaggcaggggtatatttgaccactTTCACTAACGGAGGGAAAACTTGACTAATAACTAAAGtagagggatatatttgacctTTTTCCTTTGATTATATTCATCTCTTAGCTATATGAAGTTTATATGGATCTTCCTCAATTCAAGTTGGCATTTTCTATTTTCATTAGTGATGAAAGCCGCTCTATGAACACATGACTCTAGCTCCTTGTAATATGGCAAAGCTCAGTCGCCACTGAAGTTCTCTCATGAGAAATTTATCCACTTTATGCTCAAACATGAAAGGAAAATGATATAAGGTTCTTTGTGTGGATTACAATGGAAAACCTTAATGGTGTTTGTTTTGTATTTAAAATAGCAGAATACTTTTCATTTTATTGATTATGTAGTTTGAATGGTGAGTGTAGCAGATTATGAGCCGATTGCTGTGCTATTCAAGATTGCATTTGTCTATTTTAAGACATGTTTAATTGTGGGAATTTGCAGGGCAAATCCGGTGGTGTGCCACTCACCGTGACAGGTTCTTTCTCATGGCTCCCATTCTTTCTGGAGAAAACTACCACTATTTATGCTATTATAGCTTTATTGACAAAGTTCACTACTCATACAAACTCTTGCTAGCTAGAGATAGGGATAACAGTTGAGAAGCTAAAGCATAAAATGCAATTGAATTATCCAAATTTTATGAAATTCACATTAAGCTGCTTCATAGTAATGTTCTCATCAATAGGAACTGCAGCCTCAATTTCTGTAGTATTACTAACCACAAGAACACCCTCAAGCTCTATATGATCTCCACTTCCACCAGTAACACCAGGAGAAACATCCTTTACCAGTGGTGCAACATTGCCTTGCACACCATGCACTGCTTGATTTTTATCAACTGTAGTCGACTTAGTAGTATTATTAGTCGACTTGGGATATGTATGAACTTGATCCACAGAAGTATCAGGTACTTGAACTAATTGCTTCTGCACAACATCTGCATTTGTCTTCACTGATTCCTTCACTGCAACAAGTTGCTTTGAAGTACCTGCCTCCTCCACATGATATTTATTCCCTTCCTCTAAAGCAGCAAACTTATTAGTAGTTTGCACATCATTAGCATTAGGAACTACTGCTTGCACTTCCTTTCCTGTACCACCTGAGACAAGTGCTGCATCTACAGTTTGTGCACCTTGTTTTTGTCCATCACCATTGCTCTTCACCTGCTTCTTTCCTTTTGCATCTTTCCACTCGTACAAATCCTTAACAATTTAGGATGAATTTTCCAGCAGCCTGCCTCATCATGCCCTTGTATACAACAATTCTTGCCATCCTTGGGCATGAAATCATAATGTATTCTCGCCCATTTAGCCTTGATTGCACCAGTTGTATTAGGAATAACCTGAATCTGTACCCTTTTAGGATGATTAACAAGCAAGTAACTTCTACCTCTACTCTAGCACAACTTGGCCTTGTCTTATTCTTAGTAGCCATATCCAACTTCAAAGGCTTCCCTATTGCTGTTGCCATAGGAAAGAGCTGAGATTGGCCAAAATAATTAGGTGCTAGGGTTGGAAACGAGATCCATGCAATGGTTATAGTAGTCTCTTCCTTAGGATTAAACCAAGGATCTCACTTCAATGTACGCATAGGATAATACCATTGCTGCTCGGTGGCCTAAGAGGACATGAAAGGCCGAAAAGAGCTCAAAGCTCCATGGGAGCCGTCAAGGTTTTTTCTTTATATTTCTAACTTTTCCACGGGAAACAACAGCTTATGTTTAAACACTTCCATTATGCTTGTAACAGTTATTGTTTTAGTTGCGTTTTAAAATAGACTTTGATTCTTGGTTAATGCATCCCGAAACTtttctaattaatttttcttaCTCTTGCAGCCTCGATGATTTTGCTGGATAACACCTAATGAATTTATTAGATTGCTTTTGGGGTAAGCGGTATAACTACTACTAGTGTAGAATTTATATATCTTATCTTACTAATAGttattcaagtctttccaaaatTTTGTACTTACAGGTTTTGAAGATTGAATTTGACAAGTCAAGATGGAAGTTTAGAAGATGCACAAGCTCATTATTTTGCTAGGAATGTTATGCACTCGCTATCGTAGTCTAGCTCGAGTGTTAGCAACGTTTTTTGTTAAGGTGTCGAGCAAATATTGAAACTAACATCATGGGATGTTAACAATTTTACTGTAATTAATAACTCTTATCTTCCTCTTTATATATATAACGCTTTTGTATCTAGATGTTTTAGTAGGAATCTGACAtttattgataaaataatttttttgtgacATTGAGCTTTCGGGACAACTTGCGGTCAATAAGAGACCAGAAATATGGTCGTGAAAATTAGTACAATTATTGTAAATAAGCACCAGTAATGCTTGTCTCTAAAGATAATCTGGGACTAGTAACATTTGGTTGCTAAAAAGATTTAACGACCGGAAATCATTTATTTATGATGATATTAATCATCCATTAGGGACGAGATATGTAGTCTCTAAAGTTTTTAACGACCAGATATATTACCCGTCTCAAAAGACTTTTAACGACCAGATTATTGAACCCGTCGCGGTTGACCTTTAGCGGCGGAGGCTATTACGACAGGTGGCGACCGGCTTTTTCCCGTCATAATTTCCCCTTTTGGGACCAGATTTGGACTTTTAGGGACCATATTTCCCTTCCTTAAAGgccatttttcttgtagtggGTGTAAGTAGTAATATTTTGTTATCTTCACCCCTTCCTAGTATTGGACAAGCTTACTCTCTAGTTATTCAAGACGAAAAACAAAGAGAGATTCATGCAACCCCTACTTACCCAGGGGATCCATCCTCTTTTATGGTAACTAATCAGCAACCAAGAAATTTTAATGACTATAAGAATCAAAAAACTGCCTATGACACTAAGAAAAACACAGTTTACTGCAACTACTGCAAGAAACCAGGACACACTATTGACAAGTGTTACAAGATCCATGGTTTTCCTACTGATTTCAAGTTTACAAAGCCATGAAAGTTTCAAAATGCTATTCAATCTAACAATGTATTCAGTTCAGGAGATGATGAACAACAATCAGGGGGGAACAATGAGGCAAAATCTTTGAGTCAAGATAACATTTCTCAACTATTGATGCTGTTGGAACAAGTTAAAATGAACCAGCCAAGTGGAGGTTCCACCGAGACTGCTGCAAATCTAACATGTGCTGGTATGACTAGGTTCTTTAACTCATATGCTTGCCTAATCAATGTTAATAGTAGATCTTGGATAATAGATAGTGGAGCAACTGAACATACGACTTTTAACAGAAGTTTGTTCATTAATTTGAAAGCATTTTCTATGCCTATTATGGTCAATCTTCCTAATTCCCAAAAGGTCAAAGTAACCTATTCAGGATCTGTCTCTATTTCCTCTAAGTTTATCCTACATAATGTCCTCTATATATCTTCCTTTAGGTTCAATCTTCTATCTGCACATAAATTGTGCAAGCAGCTCAAAAAGTTTCTTCTCTTCACACCTAACACATGTTTTCTTTTGCAGGACCTTTCACTGAAGAACCCTTTGGTGCTTGGTAAAGAACAAGGAGGACTCTACATCTTAAAGTCAAATCAGCCAGCAGTTTCTACTAGTTTTCCTAAGGCTGTATCTAGTTATTTGTCTAGCTCTAGTTTTCAATTACCTAAGGATCAGTCCATTTGTATTTCCAA includes these proteins:
- the LOC132610376 gene encoding uncharacterized protein LOC132610376, which codes for MSGDGIPTPENISSSVERTDGSTTTNVVDSSHSYYIHPSDYPGMNLVGALFAGRSYGGWRRVVIIALSAKNKLGFIDGSLIVPAVDSGLQKSWERCNNMVLSWLLNSLSKEIAESVLYSQSAKVLWSDLEDRFGQANGAKLFQLQKELNALTQRNLSISAYFTKMKSLWDELDAMNTFSACGCECTCGAKEKTVKAHQDEKLLQFLMGLNDTFIGHYRKKGYL